In Tachysurus vachellii isolate PV-2020 chromosome 12, HZAU_Pvac_v1, whole genome shotgun sequence, the DNA window CAGCACTAATATATAGTTTgattgaattttattattttttaacactttttcagAATTAGATTTAAGCTTAAGGCAACAGGAAATTGTTACTTAGTCTCTCACTTAATATGAGTCAGCTAtacactgtataatatatattgagagagagagagagagagagagagagagaatgtttacAACTAATGCTACTGGACAGGTCTCAGCAGGTCTTGATGCTGTAGTGAACAGAGGTGTGTGCAGGTGAGCTATCTGTGTCTAATCGGTGCTATAAGATTTGAGCCCAGCCCAGCAAAGCTAATGCAAATACACTGGCTTCTAATGTTAGTATATGAAAAGTTTGTGGAAAGCAAACAAAGATTTTGTGCTCTTTGGCAAAGATAgactccctgtgtgtgtgggtgaatgtAGTGATCTTTGGAGTGTGCTCAGAGCATGTTTCCTAATCTCACCAAACTagtgaaagcaaacacacaggTGAACATCAGCTGAACagaatttcttctttattttgttgtttcttgGTATGTGATGTTGAAGTTGAAGTTATGTTTGGTATTGGAAAGTTAAACTGGATTATCAGTAGAGATATGACGTTGGCAGTCGTGAGGAATCAATGAGGAAATGCTGTGAAGAGGTGAAAATATGGAATTTGcatctggttttttttttgtgtccatCTTCAGCAATGAATGTCAGGTGCATTCTTCATCCGCTGAAATTCTGTGTAAAGGTCCAGACACAGGTAAAAACATCTCACGCTGAAATCCAAGTGTCCTGACTAAtcttatatcagacttgcagagATAAAATAAGTTATTTGCTTATACTGATTAGAAATGTCAGATATTCATTCAGCCGGTGCATCAGAACACTGGTGAATGTGGAATAAAGGGTTAAGTTATTGTTTCTTATGGAAGCAGAAGGTGTGTGTCAGCGCTTTCTGACAGTCTCTCTGTAGTATAACAGGCTGCAGTTTTTTGAATAATCATTGGtgaaaaaattttaaattgtaatatttttgaatgtttgtggtataaagaataaaacatccaAAACAGGATGTTCTGATACTGGAAAAATTGTTGATAGTAGGTTGATTAGTTCCGCTACAACAGCATGACCAATAGTGTATTATTCCTCACATAATTTACTCCTCTAAAacactcttactctctcactcattttctaccacttatccaaactacctcgggtcacggggagcctgtgcctatctcaggcgtcatcgggcatcaaggcaggatacaccctggacagagtgccaacccatcgcagggcacacacacactcattcactcacacactacggacaattttccagagatgccaatcaacctaccatgcatgtctttggaccgggggaggaaaccggagtacccggaggaaacccccaaggcacggggagaacatgcaaactccacacacacaaggcggaggcgggaatcgaacccccaaccctggaggtgtgaggcgaacgtgctaaccactaagccaccgtgccccccctcctctaaaacattttcatttaagtGAGCCTATTTTTTACTTTCCATCTCATAGGAAGCCCATGTGTTTATCAGTGCCTCTAATAAAGATGAGTTGACTGAGGAAAAGATTGCAGAAATTCTGGCAAAAGTTCGTCCACCCATGGAGAGATTTAGAAGAAGCTCCAAATCgacagagaaagaagaaacagtGGTAACAGACCATGCTTGATAATACTCGAATCATTAAAAACTTGCTAAAAATGCGCCATTGAAATGAATAAGATATACACCTGATCTGCGCTTTACTGTTTACAGGGAACAAACTACAGGAAGACGAACGCTGCCATGGAGATGAGATGGATTAACAGAGAATCCTTCTGGGCACGTGCAGAGGTGCACAATTTTAAACTTGGTAGTACACTGATATCTCTGCTGTCTAAAATACAATCGAACACATGGGTTGTTTGAATAAATTCAGAAACGTGTAAGTACGTTTCGAGGAAGGCAGGAAAGTCAGGTAATCTCTAATAACACTCCCTCACCTGCCTCCTGTGTCTCAgcgtgaggaagaggagaggaaggaggaggagaagaagagggcTGTGGAGGACAGgagacgcagagagagagaaagagttctGCAAGAAAAGAAGGAggcagaggagagagacagaaagatgaatgaaaaattgCAAATGATTGAGGAGCAAAGGTAATAAGCAATTCCACAAGAACTACCAAGGGTATTGATACACTTTATTTTGAGTATTATTTTTATCACCAGGACAGTTTAGTGTGTTAGGTTTAACCAGTGTTACTTCAttatcacatttaacaaaatggtcaaataatgaaaataatgcatttcaggtttttttgcattttttctagaataaaaacataaaccaCATTTTCCAATCTTTtacctatttttatttatgtaatctCAATATGTTTCATTTCCAGTGTTTCCTCAGAGCATAGTACCAGGGTTcatattgctttttttaaataacatccATTTCTGTTTAGACCACACCCACTTTCACTTTATGTCACGCCCACTTCAGTTTTAAATTCATTGCATAATTGCATCATTCTTCTTACTGTGCTAACACTAGCTGATAAATGGAATAAAGGTTTCAATGCTGCAAAACTGTAATGATCTGGTTACTGCATTGAAACTCAAATAAATcactgtaaatgaatgaaacaatgaaAAGTTTGTTCTATAGATTGTATATCAGCATGTGAGAACAGCTAAAAACTGAGCAAGTGGACATGGAATATGGCAAAAAggaaattctgtattttttgcttttctagGAAACTGGATGCCAAACGTCAAGAAGAAGCTAGAAGACAGGAGAAAACTCGTTGGGTGAGTAATCAAGAAAATGATTGGTTTCACTACTAGAGAGTTATCATGTTTACGAGATGAACCTGAATGATGGACAGGAGGTGCAGCAGAGAGAGCATGAAGAGGAGATGAGGGCTCGACTCAGACGCAGCGAGTCCATAGAGAAAGCAGCTGTGAGTGTTTTTACAGGTTTGTTTATCATATTTGAAAAGGAAAAACTTCACAGCATCTGACTCTGTTGTTAATGATGACCACTAGGAGGCAGCGGCCCTCGTTTCCCAGCGCTCCATGAACCCACGGGAGTTTTTCAGGCAACTATCACAAAGCTCCACCAGCCCTGTATCGCCTCGCTCAGGTAAGTATTATACAAGCAACCTTCCAAATCTTTGTGTCATTAAGTGCAGCCTTAGACAATTAATTTTTCCTGTTGTTCAATATCCAGGCAAGCCGCCATTCCGTCGTTACCAGCGCAGTTTGACAGACACTGCTTTCATCTTCGAGAAAGCCAGTGCCAGTAGTGGTCCCACTTCCCCAATCAGCCCCTCTGTCACCTCCCCTTTCTCTCGCACACCGACTAGTCCCTTCAATCGCTGCATGTCCCCGACTAGCCCCAGCTTCCGTCCAATAAAATCTCCCCAAAGCCCTCACGCACCTTTGAGGACTCCTCCCACATCTCCAGTTGAGTGTTCTGCCCCACCCATCTCCTTTCTGCCCAGCCTGCCAGAGTCTAAAGCTCCTCCACCTCAGTCCTCCCTTCCTGACCTTCCTCCTGCCCAGATCACTACAGTCACTGAATCTTCAAGTGTGATCAAGAGTAAATCATCTAGTGTAGAAGATAATGAGCAGAAACCTGCAACTATCCCAGATGCTACATCTGCACCCCTGCCTGACAAACCAGTTCCAGTAAAGGGTAAgctctgaataaaacatttcagtccACAGTTTCTTAGCCCTCACATCTAATTTGAGTGTAATTTGAATGACCAAATCCTATTTGTTTCTAAATCCAAATCAGGGAAAGTGAATGTTACCTGCTTAGCTTGTGGCAAACATCAAGAAAGTACTGtaccaaaagaaaaaagttgtcTGATTGTTGTATTAAAATAGACaagaatgcaaaataaaatcatttttactCAAACATTTTTACTAGAGACCATTAGCTAGTATAAAGgataataatacaaaacattacaaactgaATGGATTTGGTAATTAGCATTGTGGCTATCCAGTTTAAACTGTAGCTTATGGTGTATGAAGTATAAATTACTAGCATTTAGTCTGTTTATTATCTTCAAAGAATCCATCTCAGAGCTCCTCATTGACACCTGCATGCCGGATGGAATAGAGGAAGACTTAGATATCATAGTCGGGCCAAAGAAAGAAGAGGCAAAATTACCGTCTGAAGCATGCACCGCCTGTCTTCCACTCACAGAAACATCGATCAGCTCTCAAGATCTAGCTGAAGCAGAGCAGGCCTTCCTGCCACGATCAGAACATATTGCTGTTTCTGCTCTAATTGAGGTGGATGAACCTATAGAGGAGGAAGAACCAGAGCAGGAGGAAGCTGAAAAATCATCAGAGTTTGGTTCAAGCGGGGAACAACCAGAGTCTGAAACATTAGCCAGTAATGAAGAAACCCTGGTGAAAGAGACTGGGGTTAATATTGGATATGAAACAGGCAAGTGTAACGATATTCTCACACGGTTACAGTGATATGCCTACAGGTGTAGAATGATATTCTAATgggattataataataatctgtcaAGTATAGTGATATTCTGATGGgagtatacattttattcacaGATAATACATTTCTGACAAGAGCATAATGAAGTATTAATATAGTGATATTTTGATGGTTGTATAAGTGATATTCTAGTGGGAGTATAAATGATATTTTGATGGAAGTATCATATTCTGAAGGGAGTATAGTGatattatgatatatatatagtataattattttctgataacacTTCAGATAGTATAGTAACAGGAGTTCAATGATATGCTGAAAAGTGCGTAATGATATTTTTAACAAGGGTGTAATAAAATTCTGACATCAGTATATATTCATCAACATGGTTTTTGACTTGAGTCTTCAATCATCTCTTTATacacagaagtgtgtgtagaggagactaaaaaccttgTGATTGAGGAAGGAAGACCAGACCAAAATGGTGTATGTCCTCAGAATGGTACAGGTAATGGGATTTCATGTTGTCTTCCCAATACAGATAAATAGCCACAGAATAAAGATTATGTGGTAATGGCTTATTAATTTGACAAACTGTTAAATAGAACATGAACATGTGCTTTATATATCCTTAATCTAGCCAAGGAATGTGATGATTCGTCTGACCATAGCACACCAGAGAAGTATACTTACATAGTCAATCGCGAAGATTCTGAGGAAGAAGATGCCCAAAGTGAAGAGGCAGAGAATGGAGAGGTAGGACTTACAGTCTGATTTTGACCTACTTAGTAAGTTCTTGACAAAGAcactatttaaatatataaacaccaTAAATTTGGATTCAAATGTATTATAATCAATGTTTGTTTCCAACAGTCCTCAGCAGACAGGCCGCTTCTACGCGTGCGAGCGCTCTATGACTACCAAGCAGGTCAGAGGTCCTTTCATTTCCACTGAAATCCAAACAATCCTTTATGCAATACATGTCTCATATTGATCTCTGAACACATTATGCTTTCCAGAGGATGAAACCGAGATTTCTTTTGAGCCTGGGGACATCATCATGGACGTGGAAACAGTGGACAAAGCCTGGTGGAGGGGTTTCAGCAAAGATGGCCGTCATGGTCTCTTCCCTTCCAACTATGTGGAGACCATCTAAGGACCAATTATTTTTCAGAGACAGTTATTTGTCTTTTAGGTTCAGTACCAGCACTCAGGGAACAAAATCTTTGGGTTATCCACCAGAGGGAGCTAAAAACAGGCTCCAAGTATTCTGGCTGTGCCACAGTGAAGGTACTAAAAGACCAATGGgacaaaaagacaacaaaatgaTCTGAGATCAATGCTTGTGCAACAGTCTTGTGCATGGCAAAGTGAGACAGATTTCTTGAAGTTATTCTGAACCATCTTCTACAggatattgtttttgtttatttttattacctaTGATTTGGCTCAGCAGTATGTTTGATTCTCTTAGTTATGTTTCtaacacagaaatcagtcaTTATGGTA includes these proteins:
- the si:dkey-40c11.2 gene encoding drebrin isoform X2 → MRKCCEEVKIWNLHLVFFLCPSSAMNVRCILHPLKFCVKVQTQEAHVFISASNKDELTEEKIAEILAKVRPPMERFRRSSKSTEKEETVGTNYRKTNAAMEMRWINRESFWARAEREEEERKEEEKKRAVEDRRRRERERVLQEKKEAEERDRKMNEKLQMIEEQRKLDAKRQEEARRQEKTRWEVQQREHEEEMRARLRRSESIEKAAEAAALVSQRSMNPREFFRQLSQSSTSPVSPRSGKPPFRRYQRSLTDTAFIFEKASASSGPTSPISPSVTSPFSRTPTSPFNRCMSPTSPSFRPIKSPQSPHAPLRTPPTSPVECSAPPISFLPSLPESKAPPPQSSLPDLPPAQITTVTESSSVIKSKSSSVEDNEQKPATIPDATSAPLPDKPVPVKESISELLIDTCMPDGIEEDLDIIVGPKKEEAKLPSEACTACLPLTETSISSQDLAEAEQAFLPRSEHIAVSALIEVDEPIEEEEPEQEEAEKSSEFGSSGEQPESETLASNEETLVKETGVNIGYETEVCVEETKNLVIEEGRPDQNGVCPQNGTAKECDDSSDHSTPEKYTYIVNREDSEEEDAQSEEAENGESSADRPLLRVRALYDYQAEDETEISFEPGDIIMDVETVDKAWWRGFSKDGRHGLFPSNYVETI
- the si:dkey-40c11.2 gene encoding drebrin-like protein B isoform X1; translated protein: MQAINLDTFSLSLLTAKEDILNGRASTDWALFAYDGFTNNLKLFDSGNGGLTELAQKFHIAKPMYGLCRIALPGVEQSRIILICWVGEDVEEFRRTECASHVPAVRSFFKEAHVFISASNKDELTEEKIAEILAKVRPPMERFRRSSKSTEKEETVGTNYRKTNAAMEMRWINRESFWARAEREEEERKEEEKKRAVEDRRRRERERVLQEKKEAEERDRKMNEKLQMIEEQRKLDAKRQEEARRQEKTRWEVQQREHEEEMRARLRRSESIEKAAEAAALVSQRSMNPREFFRQLSQSSTSPVSPRSGKPPFRRYQRSLTDTAFIFEKASASSGPTSPISPSVTSPFSRTPTSPFNRCMSPTSPSFRPIKSPQSPHAPLRTPPTSPVECSAPPISFLPSLPESKAPPPQSSLPDLPPAQITTVTESSSVIKSKSSSVEDNEQKPATIPDATSAPLPDKPVPVKESISELLIDTCMPDGIEEDLDIIVGPKKEEAKLPSEACTACLPLTETSISSQDLAEAEQAFLPRSEHIAVSALIEVDEPIEEEEPEQEEAEKSSEFGSSGEQPESETLASNEETLVKETGVNIGYETEVCVEETKNLVIEEGRPDQNGVCPQNGTAKECDDSSDHSTPEKYTYIVNREDSEEEDAQSEEAENGESSADRPLLRVRALYDYQAEDETEISFEPGDIIMDVETVDKAWWRGFSKDGRHGLFPSNYVETI